The Sulfolobus islandicus Y.N.15.51 sequence AGATTTACTAATTTTAGCCCCCCCCCCCCCGTTACAGCTATTATGAAAAAGACTATAAATAACCAGAACCTCATTACTTAGGGGTGCTATATAAATTTTCTAAATGTATAGAAGAAAAATATATGAATGAGAAGGAAAAAGGCGAATGGAAGAAAAAGATAATTCAAGGTCTACATGAGGTTTATGATCCTGAAATACCAATAGATATAGTTAACTTGGGATTAATCTATCAAATAGATATAAGTGATGATGGGGACGTGTACGTTAGAATAGGAGCTACAACACCAGCTTGCCCAGTTACTGAAGATTTGCAGTATACTGTCGAGCAAGTGATTAAGGAAAGCATACCGGCTAAAAGTATAAGGGTAGAGTTGGATTTAGATACGGAATGGATACCATTAATGATGACTGAGGAGGGCAGAAAAGAGTTCATAAGAAAATTCGGTTATGATATAGTAAAGAGATGGGCTGAAAGGATGGGTATAGAGGAAGAAAAAGTCACTTAACCACTAGTACTGGTATTTTAGCCTCATGAACAATTCTAGATGAGACGCTACCTAGGAATATTCTCTTAACAGTTGATAATCCCCTACTTCCAGTAACTATCAAATCAGCTCCCGCTTTTCCGGCATAGTCCATTATTGCAGTGGCAGGGTCTCCCTCAATATTTACTGCTTCGACGTTTTTAACTCCACTATTTATAGCTTTTTCCTTAGCCTCCTCTACGTCTTTTTTAGCCTTATTATACATTTCATTTATTACCTCACTTGGTATTGGACCTAAACCCATTCCGACCAACACTGAAGTATCTATTACCTCGATTATTGTAAGCCTGGCCTCATATCTTTTTGCCAAATCGATCGCTACATCTAATGCCCTTTTGGCATTTTCCGAACCATCATATGCTACGACTATATTTTTAAACACCATATTTTAAATCCCCGTAATAATATAGACATACAAATATAAAAAACTTTAGCTACGTGGGCATGAGCTTGGCGATAAGAGGGAATC is a genomic window containing:
- a CDS encoding metal-sulfur cluster assembly factor, encoding MNEKEKGEWKKKIIQGLHEVYDPEIPIDIVNLGLIYQIDISDDGDVYVRIGATTPACPVTEDLQYTVEQVIKESIPAKSIRVELDLDTEWIPLMMTEEGRKEFIRKFGYDIVKRWAERMGIEEEKVT
- a CDS encoding universal stress protein, which gives rise to MVFKNIVVAYDGSENAKRALDVAIDLAKRYEARLTIIEVIDTSVLVGMGLGPIPSEVINEMYNKAKKDVEEAKEKAINSGVKNVEAVNIEGDPATAIMDYAGKAGADLIVTGSRGLSTVKRIFLGSVSSRIVHEAKIPVLVVK